The following are encoded in a window of Ruficoccus amylovorans genomic DNA:
- a CDS encoding glycoside hydrolase family 66 protein, translating to MISPLTLSPSRLLPALAFALMLLGGSAASATAKTSPPAVPMDVTFEQSLESDGPPLIGTAGVLFRFTPPEELDVKQVHLAGSFNSWASNDDGVIRGSRFAMRRADSGVWYKLIDLPEARFVYQYVVETTDGAMIWVADPNVDERDGSNSVGQLSGLPTLPGEAPAVLPEKSPVLQLSAGKVWAAPGQPNEINARVQAPEPGMTLHLRVTTPWGRELYSASEPVGGAENVLPVPGFPAIGGYVAHVALTSPSGETLAIERIILSVTDEPEDDLRYGFFASYPDEPADYTAKADMLADLYINAVEFYDYFPAHGNYAPRREAYPFEPFGIAINGLDVKAKIEACQRKGILALAYIAAYAASESVYRKIPDPMTDAQGRAKIFNGEIMTESRADAEGKQKWFWLMNISEGSRWRSYIMPELERALRPGDGDIAAFDGFEIDTYGDNADARFYADGSRYDGEPLAEVLQGFVADVTEMTRRTKEHGLVSFNSVNEFGVENMYGVTDFLFLEIWRWHAPMLSDLVDICFHHRAARNQRVILKLYPADMDPPRSTWPTLALTRILGATMTGGGSLMVVGEPDEATGSMHALNSLFYPDHQPLSAASEAILKAYYAHDAMLYGYTHGREVNNWDAYVPVEGCVTRSFLAPRRRALCLQMLNLGNQPKWSEVPGSVSVKKDFPVSMVLPDGVRPTAVFYASPDSPQYQLPVELPFELQNGQVLFTVPELAVYGTVIVQY from the coding sequence ATGATTTCGCCCCTTACCCTGTCCCCCTCCCGCCTGCTGCCCGCGCTCGCTTTTGCCCTGATGCTTCTGGGCGGGAGCGCCGCGTCAGCTACTGCAAAGACATCCCCGCCTGCGGTGCCGATGGACGTAACCTTTGAGCAATCGTTGGAAAGCGATGGCCCGCCGCTGATTGGCACCGCGGGAGTTTTGTTTCGTTTTACGCCCCCGGAGGAGTTGGACGTGAAGCAGGTCCACCTGGCTGGTTCTTTTAACAGTTGGGCCAGTAACGACGACGGCGTGATCCGCGGCTCGCGCTTCGCGATGCGCCGGGCTGATTCCGGCGTCTGGTACAAGTTGATCGACCTGCCGGAGGCACGGTTCGTGTACCAGTACGTGGTGGAAACGACGGACGGAGCCATGATCTGGGTTGCGGACCCGAATGTGGACGAGCGGGACGGGAGTAATTCGGTCGGACAGCTGAGCGGCTTACCCACGCTTCCGGGCGAAGCGCCAGCCGTGTTGCCTGAGAAATCGCCCGTGCTGCAACTGTCGGCGGGCAAGGTCTGGGCCGCCCCCGGCCAGCCGAACGAGATCAACGCCCGTGTGCAAGCGCCAGAGCCTGGAATGACCCTGCACCTGCGCGTCACGACGCCGTGGGGGCGGGAGCTTTACTCGGCCTCCGAGCCGGTCGGGGGAGCGGAGAACGTCCTGCCGGTGCCGGGCTTCCCCGCGATCGGCGGCTACGTGGCCCATGTCGCGCTGACTTCGCCGAGCGGAGAGACGCTTGCCATCGAGCGGATCATCCTGTCGGTGACGGACGAGCCCGAAGACGATCTGCGCTACGGGTTTTTCGCCAGTTATCCCGACGAGCCCGCGGATTATACGGCCAAGGCGGACATGCTGGCGGACCTGTACATTAACGCGGTCGAGTTCTATGACTACTTCCCGGCTCACGGCAACTATGCCCCCCGGCGCGAAGCGTACCCGTTCGAGCCTTTCGGCATCGCCATCAACGGCCTCGATGTGAAGGCGAAAATCGAAGCCTGTCAGCGTAAGGGGATTCTGGCGCTGGCCTACATCGCGGCCTACGCCGCCTCCGAAAGCGTGTACCGGAAAATCCCCGACCCGATGACGGACGCGCAGGGCAGGGCGAAGATCTTTAACGGCGAGATCATGACCGAAAGCCGGGCCGACGCCGAAGGTAAACAAAAATGGTTCTGGCTCATGAACATTTCCGAAGGGTCTCGCTGGCGCTCTTATATCATGCCGGAACTGGAGCGTGCCCTTCGCCCCGGGGACGGAGACATCGCCGCGTTTGACGGCTTTGAGATCGACACCTACGGTGACAACGCTGACGCGCGCTTCTACGCGGACGGCAGCCGCTACGACGGCGAACCGCTTGCGGAGGTGCTTCAGGGCTTCGTCGCCGATGTCACCGAGATGACGCGCCGGACCAAAGAACACGGGCTGGTCTCCTTTAACAGCGTGAATGAGTTCGGGGTGGAGAATATGTACGGGGTGACGGATTTCCTCTTTCTGGAGATCTGGCGCTGGCACGCCCCCATGCTGAGCGATCTGGTCGATATCTGCTTCCATCACCGCGCGGCTCGCAACCAACGCGTCATTCTCAAACTCTACCCCGCCGATATGGACCCGCCCCGCTCGACCTGGCCCACGCTGGCTCTGACGCGTATCCTGGGCGCGACCATGACGGGCGGCGGAAGCCTCATGGTGGTCGGCGAGCCCGACGAGGCAACAGGCAGCATGCACGCGCTGAACTCCCTTTTCTACCCGGACCATCAGCCCCTGAGCGCCGCCAGCGAGGCGATACTCAAGGCCTACTACGCGCATGACGCCATGCTCTACGGCTATACGCACGGGCGTGAGGTGAATAACTGGGACGCCTATGTCCCCGTCGAGGGTTGTGTAACCCGCTCCTTCCTCGCTCCGCGCCGCCGGGCGCTGTGCTTGCAGATGCTGAATCTGGGCAACCAGCCGAAGTGGTCGGAAGTTCCCGGCTCCGTTTCGGTGAAAAAGGACTTTCCTGTGTCGATGGTGCTTCCCGACGGGGTGCGTCCGACCGCTGTTTTCTACGCCAGCCCGGACAGTCCGCAGTATCAGCTCCCGGTCGAACTTCCCTTTGAGCTTCAGAATGGCCAAGTGCTGTTCACCGTCCCTGAACTGGCTGTGTACGGCACTGTCATTGTCCAGTATTGA
- a CDS encoding LacI family DNA-binding transcriptional regulator has protein sequence MPPTIRSLAKLAGVSPATISLALRNDIRISAQVRKRVQELAEKEGYKPNPIVSQLIAQVRTGQSANYKCTLAVIKTAQHRKDAEEHTVLSWNHASMERAAELGYTVDHFVLAREPMRPQRLAKVLETRGIKGLIVTGPFHDDDIAAKYAPLWERFAAIILGERPDGTSLSSVINDQYNTVRQAMIEAHRLGYRKPALCVHPYVDEILEYRLTGGYLVELRTQPWQSKLMPFDYMSEGKKVFQKWFLQRRPDIILTLHTEIRAWLEEINILAPRDVGLIHLDHEPALADWAGMSQNHHHAGKAAVDMLIGKIHRNETAFSSFPKCITIKSEWQPGPSVKQQ, from the coding sequence ATGCCCCCAACGATCAGGAGCCTTGCCAAATTGGCGGGCGTCTCGCCTGCTACCATCTCTCTCGCCCTTCGCAACGACATCCGCATCAGCGCACAGGTACGCAAGCGCGTGCAGGAACTCGCGGAAAAAGAAGGTTACAAGCCCAACCCCATCGTCTCTCAACTGATCGCCCAGGTGCGCACCGGCCAGAGCGCCAACTACAAATGCACGCTCGCAGTCATCAAAACCGCGCAGCACCGCAAGGACGCCGAAGAGCACACGGTCCTGAGTTGGAACCACGCCAGCATGGAGCGGGCGGCAGAACTGGGCTACACGGTGGACCACTTCGTCCTGGCCAGGGAGCCCATGCGCCCGCAGCGGCTCGCCAAGGTGCTGGAAACCCGCGGGATCAAGGGACTCATTGTGACCGGCCCCTTCCACGACGATGATATCGCGGCGAAATACGCGCCGCTGTGGGAGCGTTTCGCCGCCATCATCCTGGGGGAACGCCCGGACGGGACCTCGCTCTCCTCCGTCATTAACGACCAATACAACACGGTCCGCCAGGCGATGATCGAAGCGCACCGACTGGGCTATCGCAAACCGGCGCTCTGCGTCCATCCCTACGTCGATGAGATCCTCGAATACCGCCTCACGGGCGGCTATCTGGTGGAGTTGCGGACCCAGCCCTGGCAGAGCAAGCTGATGCCGTTCGACTACATGAGCGAGGGCAAGAAAGTTTTTCAGAAGTGGTTTTTACAACGCCGCCCCGACATCATCCTGACCCTGCACACCGAGATCCGCGCCTGGCTGGAGGAAATCAATATCCTCGCACCGCGGGATGTCGGCCTCATCCACCTCGATCACGAACCGGCCCTGGCCGACTGGGCGGGGATGAGCCAGAACCACCACCACGCGGGCAAGGCGGCCGTCGATATGCTCATCGGGAAAATCCACCGCAACGAGACCGCGTTCTCCAGCTTCCCCAAGTGCATCACGATCAAGAGCGAGTGGCAGCCTGGACCGAGCGTGAAGCAGCAATGA
- a CDS encoding MGH1-like glycoside hydrolase domain-containing protein, which produces MATPSIIYKDLLFQPHTGANGLPTVEMVDESAGGARAYELRTDRPLRDEFPPDGRIRIAEPEAGPRCRSGSMRFDALYAMAVQEARQNAVSRVSDADYAHGKAFEADVYQTGEKWHFVWTRDLAYALHLGLALYDPERAMRSLRFKASELKACVEGGFRHQIVQDTGSGGSYPVSTDRVVWALGAHQTLCCLEPAQRTAWRAEIFPFLRDTIEQDRRLIFDEADGLYRGEQSFLDWREQTYPQWTADNVLAIAMSKALSTNAAYIFMLETTSACARELGHPAEQERYASWARELREAVNRVFYDADEGLYRAYQLTESGECTLPVKRYDLLGQCLAILFDIADEERARRMLARYPVGRYGPPVVWPQEADVPIYHNQGIWPFVTAYWLKAARKVNNVAAMDAGVRSLVELAASNLSNMENFDFVSGLAHVSVGERVGPVINSRRQLWSVAGYLSLVHEVVFGFRATEEGLRLEPTVTAWMRRSLFARSAHMEIRDLPYQGTVNDILVHLPPVAEFSSAVARCVRVLVNGTDVTGRTLSASELSPRNAWEVFLDASRGDTGDTPDGIVLTVNERNGIYSPPAPEWDDAAGAVRPEEGRLRLSFTQPSDPRIVVDIFRDGQVCAHGITQGEWVDPDSGAYREKIYSYHLVSRHLHSGFTSHPTPGRSTRSAGQSVRIPVAQMSSAGGQRDEHGSLERWGRPDDVIDLRGVRVPRTGRYAVRVEFSNGSGPINTGITCAVKRLEVLAQESGAVIRSAHVIMPQSGSWDKYALSNSLLVDLDEKAYYRLRLFEDPLSRNMSYLASNEKYTARAGGGDSCYNFVNLAGVHLSLINASQDQ; this is translated from the coding sequence GTGGCGACACCCTCAATCATTTACAAGGACCTGCTGTTTCAACCTCACACCGGAGCAAACGGTCTGCCAACGGTCGAAATGGTCGATGAATCCGCCGGCGGCGCGCGTGCGTATGAGCTCCGGACGGATCGGCCCTTGCGGGATGAGTTTCCGCCCGACGGACGCATCCGTATTGCGGAGCCGGAGGCGGGGCCGCGCTGCCGCAGTGGCAGTATGCGCTTTGACGCGCTTTACGCGATGGCGGTCCAAGAGGCGCGGCAAAACGCCGTCTCCCGGGTCAGCGACGCCGACTACGCGCACGGTAAAGCCTTCGAGGCGGATGTTTACCAGACCGGAGAAAAGTGGCACTTCGTGTGGACGCGGGATCTGGCCTACGCGCTTCACCTGGGGCTGGCTCTTTACGACCCCGAGCGGGCCATGCGCTCGCTGCGCTTTAAGGCCTCGGAGCTCAAAGCCTGCGTCGAGGGCGGGTTCCGGCACCAGATCGTGCAGGACACCGGCTCGGGCGGGAGCTACCCGGTCTCGACGGACCGTGTCGTCTGGGCGCTCGGCGCGCACCAGACCCTGTGCTGTCTGGAACCCGCGCAACGTACCGCGTGGCGGGCGGAGATATTTCCCTTTCTGCGTGACACCATCGAGCAGGACCGGCGGCTGATTTTCGACGAGGCCGATGGACTCTATCGCGGGGAACAATCGTTCCTGGACTGGCGGGAGCAGACCTATCCGCAATGGACGGCGGACAACGTGCTCGCCATCGCCATGTCCAAGGCTCTCTCCACCAACGCCGCCTATATTTTCATGCTGGAGACGACCTCGGCTTGCGCGCGCGAGCTGGGGCACCCGGCCGAGCAGGAGCGTTATGCGAGCTGGGCGCGGGAACTGCGGGAGGCGGTCAACCGCGTTTTTTACGACGCGGACGAAGGGCTCTACCGGGCCTACCAACTGACGGAGTCCGGCGAATGCACCCTGCCGGTCAAGCGCTACGACTTGCTCGGCCAATGCCTGGCGATCCTCTTTGATATTGCCGACGAGGAGCGCGCCCGGCGGATGCTGGCCCGCTACCCGGTCGGTCGGTACGGCCCGCCTGTGGTCTGGCCGCAGGAAGCTGACGTCCCCATCTACCACAATCAGGGGATTTGGCCGTTCGTGACGGCCTACTGGCTCAAGGCTGCCCGCAAGGTGAACAACGTTGCGGCGATGGATGCCGGGGTCCGTTCCCTGGTGGAACTGGCCGCGTCCAATCTCTCCAACATGGAAAACTTCGACTTCGTATCCGGGCTCGCCCATGTGAGCGTGGGGGAACGGGTGGGGCCCGTGATCAACTCCCGGCGGCAACTGTGGTCGGTCGCCGGGTACTTGTCTCTCGTCCACGAGGTGGTGTTCGGCTTCCGGGCGACGGAGGAGGGACTTCGCCTGGAGCCCACCGTCACGGCCTGGATGCGGCGCTCGCTCTTTGCCAGGAGCGCTCACATGGAGATCAGGGACTTGCCCTATCAGGGAACGGTCAACGACATTTTGGTTCACCTCCCGCCTGTGGCGGAGTTTAGCTCCGCCGTCGCCCGTTGCGTCCGAGTACTGGTGAACGGTACGGATGTGACCGGGCGGACTCTTTCCGCCTCCGAACTGAGCCCCCGCAATGCGTGGGAGGTCTTCCTCGACGCTTCCCGGGGAGATACGGGAGATACCCCGGACGGGATCGTCCTGACGGTCAACGAGCGGAACGGGATCTACAGCCCGCCGGCCCCGGAATGGGACGATGCCGCTGGCGCGGTCAGGCCGGAAGAAGGCCGGCTACGACTGAGCTTTACCCAACCCTCCGACCCCCGGATCGTTGTCGATATCTTCCGTGACGGGCAGGTGTGCGCGCATGGGATCACGCAGGGAGAGTGGGTGGACCCCGACTCGGGGGCGTATAGGGAAAAAATTTACAGCTACCACCTCGTGAGCCGCCATCTGCACTCGGGCTTTACGTCCCATCCGACACCGGGGCGCAGCACCCGCAGCGCCGGGCAGTCGGTGCGTATTCCCGTTGCGCAAATGTCCTCCGCGGGCGGGCAACGGGACGAACACGGCAGTCTCGAGCGCTGGGGCAGGCCGGACGATGTCATCGACCTGCGGGGGGTGAGGGTGCCCCGCACCGGTCGCTACGCGGTGAGGGTCGAGTTCTCCAACGGCTCCGGCCCGATCAACACCGGTATCACCTGCGCGGTAAAGCGCCTGGAGGTGCTGGCCCAGGAAAGCGGAGCAGTGATCCGCTCGGCCCATGTGATTATGCCGCAATCAGGCAGTTGGGATAAGTACGCTCTGTCCAACTCCCTGCTTGTTGATCTGGACGAGAAGGCGTACTATCGCCTGCGCTTGTTCGAAGATCCCCTCTCCCGGAATATGAGCTACCTTGCCAGCAACGAAAAGTACACGGCGCGGGCTGGTGGCGGCGACTCTTGCTATAACTTTGTCAACCTGGCGGGAGTCCATCTCTCGCTCATCAACGCCAGCCAGGATCAGTGA
- a CDS encoding alpha-amylase family glycosyl hydrolase has product MKTRPCYLLLTILALLPGGPAFAQASNFSQLHFRGTPNGWNTQPMTLIYDHLWLTDTTFNGLGDANGDDRFKFDTSYDFSGAYGDTDANGIAEPGGGDIYPPLGPGSYRILFDDETLAYAVTRRNYTEVYVRGTANGFDLSCPMALVNHHTWQAELSFSGDPNDRFVFDHSQDWSGKLGDTALDGTVESNGGDIPIPAAGNYLITLNDQTHAYSLANMSARNFDQVYFRGTLNGWGNAPMSFVGDHTWVIEVNFVGQASDRFKFDRFGDWSEYYGDNQSDGIAESGGADIHVSPDRYFITFNDDTLTYSVTSTDAAEPIKLGHTYSPELTTFAIWSPDTANVKLSIDGDVYTMLKQPDNGDYTDVYAIQVYGDLVLKEYYFLVDDVQVRDPYGRMVVPGTDTNIVIDPFQTTPSGGRIAPPSLVEREDAVIYEVHVRDFTIHSSSGVDADKRGKFLGMVQPGTSYGGVSTGLQHLIDLGVTHVQLLPIFDYGTCSAKDPDYQPDSYNWGYDPENYNIPEERYAVDPYDYHGRIRELKEMIDLLHAHGLRVIMDVVYNHTWVIETEDAYGNKQFSHPEGENMFSDITLDYFNTNAPGTYGLAGTGNSINPRVPMVSRMIRDSLEYWAGEIGVDGFRFDLIGIFDYSEVAGWASYLETRFPDRQLLIYGEPWNGYATDPDEAERVRLGTIGLIADTHVGCFNPKLREAIKGNNDNGSGGGYAFNQLANMWEIQVGSRGGIRYAYTPSTTVNTWDSMFANDPEQCINYVSAHDNLCLWDKIEAWASLNGISNPTYKKRISTFANGIVLTSQGIPFLHGGEEFLRTKQGDSNSYKSPDAINQFDWQRKADNLDIFAYYQDLISTRRAHPGFRMNTWQEITDNITTYSPTSTVLVNHIHGAANNTDSWSEIFVIYNCGLNTTVTLPSGDWHVAIEKADPTEGNGRTVSGSIVAEGTAVTVLYQE; this is encoded by the coding sequence ATGAAAACCCGACCTTGTTATCTGCTCCTCACGATCCTCGCCCTGCTCCCGGGCGGCCCCGCGTTCGCCCAGGCCAGCAATTTCAGCCAGCTTCATTTTCGCGGCACCCCTAACGGATGGAACACACAGCCCATGACGCTCATCTACGATCACCTGTGGCTGACCGATACCACCTTCAACGGTCTCGGTGACGCCAACGGCGACGACCGGTTCAAGTTCGACACCTCCTATGACTTCTCCGGGGCCTACGGGGACACGGACGCCAACGGGATTGCCGAGCCCGGCGGCGGAGACATCTACCCGCCGCTGGGGCCGGGTTCGTACCGGATCCTCTTCGACGACGAGACCCTCGCCTACGCCGTCACCCGGCGCAACTACACCGAGGTCTATGTCCGGGGCACGGCCAACGGGTTCGACCTGAGCTGCCCAATGGCCCTGGTCAATCATCACACCTGGCAAGCCGAGCTGAGCTTCTCCGGCGACCCCAACGACCGCTTCGTTTTCGATCACTCGCAGGATTGGTCGGGCAAACTGGGTGACACGGCGCTCGACGGCACGGTCGAGTCCAACGGCGGGGACATTCCCATCCCGGCGGCAGGCAACTACCTGATCACGCTCAACGACCAGACGCACGCGTACAGCCTCGCCAACATGAGTGCCCGCAACTTCGACCAGGTTTACTTCCGCGGGACCCTCAACGGATGGGGCAACGCGCCCATGAGCTTCGTCGGCGACCACACCTGGGTGATCGAGGTCAACTTCGTCGGGCAGGCCTCCGACCGGTTCAAGTTCGACCGCTTCGGGGACTGGTCCGAGTACTACGGCGACAACCAGTCTGACGGGATCGCCGAAAGCGGCGGTGCCGACATCCACGTCTCCCCCGACCGCTATTTCATCACCTTCAACGACGACACGCTCACCTACTCCGTCACATCGACCGACGCCGCCGAGCCGATCAAACTCGGGCACACCTATTCACCCGAGCTGACCACTTTTGCCATTTGGTCCCCCGACACCGCCAATGTCAAGCTGTCCATCGACGGGGATGTGTACACGATGCTCAAGCAGCCCGATAATGGCGACTACACCGATGTTTACGCCATCCAGGTTTACGGCGACCTTGTCTTGAAAGAGTACTATTTTCTCGTCGACGATGTGCAGGTGCGCGACCCCTATGGCCGTATGGTTGTGCCGGGCACGGACACAAACATCGTGATCGATCCGTTCCAAACCACTCCAAGCGGTGGGCGTATCGCGCCGCCCTCCCTGGTCGAGCGCGAGGACGCCGTCATCTATGAAGTGCATGTGCGCGACTTCACCATCCACAGTTCCAGTGGCGTGGATGCGGACAAGCGCGGAAAGTTCCTCGGGATGGTCCAGCCCGGCACCAGCTATGGCGGGGTCAGCACCGGGCTTCAGCACTTGATCGACCTGGGGGTCACCCATGTGCAGCTTCTGCCCATCTTCGACTACGGGACCTGCTCCGCCAAAGACCCCGATTACCAACCGGACAGCTACAACTGGGGGTACGACCCGGAAAACTACAACATCCCCGAGGAACGCTACGCGGTCGATCCCTACGACTATCACGGGCGCATCCGCGAACTCAAGGAGATGATCGACCTTCTGCACGCGCATGGCCTCCGCGTCATCATGGACGTGGTTTACAACCACACCTGGGTCATCGAGACCGAGGACGCCTACGGGAACAAGCAGTTCTCCCATCCCGAGGGCGAGAACATGTTCTCGGACATCACGCTGGATTACTTCAACACCAACGCGCCCGGAACCTATGGGCTGGCCGGGACCGGCAACTCGATCAACCCGCGCGTCCCAATGGTCAGCCGCATGATCCGCGACTCCCTCGAATACTGGGCCGGTGAGATCGGGGTCGATGGATTCCGCTTCGACCTGATCGGCATCTTCGACTACTCGGAAGTGGCCGGCTGGGCCAGCTACCTCGAGACGCGCTTTCCCGACCGTCAACTCCTGATCTACGGCGAGCCCTGGAACGGCTACGCCACCGATCCGGACGAAGCCGAGCGCGTGCGGCTGGGTACGATCGGGCTCATCGCCGACACCCATGTCGGCTGCTTCAACCCGAAACTGCGCGAAGCCATCAAGGGCAACAACGACAACGGCAGTGGCGGCGGATACGCCTTCAACCAGCTCGCCAACATGTGGGAAATCCAGGTCGGAAGCCGGGGAGGCATCCGTTATGCCTATACCCCCAGCACCACGGTCAACACCTGGGACTCGATGTTCGCCAACGACCCGGAGCAATGCATCAACTACGTCTCCGCGCACGACAACCTCTGCCTCTGGGACAAAATCGAAGCCTGGGCGAGCTTGAACGGCATCAGTAACCCGACCTACAAAAAGCGCATCTCGACCTTTGCCAACGGGATCGTCCTGACCTCGCAGGGAATTCCCTTCCTTCACGGCGGTGAAGAGTTCCTGCGCACCAAGCAAGGCGACAGCAACAGCTACAAGTCGCCCGATGCTATCAACCAGTTCGACTGGCAGCGCAAGGCTGACAACCTCGACATCTTCGCCTACTATCAGGACCTCATCAGCACCCGCCGGGCTCATCCGGGCTTTCGCATGAATACTTGGCAGGAGATCACCGACAACATCACCACCTACAGCCCGACCTCCACCGTACTCGTCAACCACATCCACGGCGCCGCCAACAACACCGACAGTTGGAGCGAAATCTTCGTGATCTACAACTGCGGCCTCAATACGACTGTCACCCTCCCCTCGGGAGACTGGCACGTGGCGATCGAAAAAGCCGACCCAACCGAGGGCAACGGTCGCACGGTATCCGGCAGCATCGTAGCCGAGGGCACCGCCGTCACTGTGCTCTACCAGGAGTAG